One part of the Acidobacteriota bacterium genome encodes these proteins:
- a CDS encoding peptidyl-prolyl cis-trans isomerase has product MSKLQVLVLGAAFAVLPFVAQAQTAPPQPPAQPPAQAPQVPATPAVAPALPSMLLEQILVKVNGDIITKTDLEARQIDELRRRGQPLNDDQLKKAIAELTPDILVAAVDELLLMQRGKELGYKVTEDQYKRVLDNIRKENKLESDEAFGAALKQEGLDMSVLRKNLERQLIINQVQQVEVMGKLGLTEEEARRYYDEHKSDFTTPAAITLRELVVNVPTDGKNVNVARDEETKRKAEGVLARLKAGEAFEKLVAELSDSPSKANGGLVGPIQPEELAPDIKKLVDPLKPGQTTAVYRTPKGYGILKLETATKADVKPFEQAREEVGNKVYDAKRRAEFDKYIRRLRSEGIIEWKNEEMQKLWIAKTSAPPTEPKNPGV; this is encoded by the coding sequence ATGAGCAAGTTGCAGGTCCTCGTCCTTGGCGCCGCTTTCGCTGTTCTTCCGTTCGTCGCGCAGGCGCAGACAGCACCCCCCCAGCCCCCGGCGCAGCCGCCCGCGCAGGCGCCGCAGGTCCCGGCCACCCCAGCAGTCGCGCCGGCGTTGCCGAGCATGCTGCTCGAGCAGATCCTCGTCAAAGTGAATGGCGACATCATCACGAAGACCGATCTCGAGGCGCGGCAGATCGATGAGCTCCGCCGTCGCGGCCAGCCACTCAACGACGATCAACTGAAGAAGGCCATCGCCGAGTTGACGCCCGACATCCTCGTTGCTGCCGTCGACGAATTGTTGCTGATGCAGCGCGGCAAGGAACTCGGCTACAAGGTGACCGAGGACCAGTACAAGCGCGTGCTCGACAACATCCGCAAGGAGAACAAGCTCGAGTCGGACGAGGCCTTCGGGGCGGCCCTCAAACAGGAAGGGCTCGACATGTCGGTGCTGCGCAAGAACCTCGAGCGGCAGCTCATCATCAACCAGGTGCAGCAGGTTGAGGTGATGGGCAAGCTCGGTTTGACCGAAGAGGAAGCCCGGCGCTACTACGACGAGCACAAGAGTGACTTCACGACGCCGGCGGCGATCACGCTTCGCGAACTTGTTGTGAACGTGCCCACTGATGGCAAGAACGTCAACGTCGCCAGAGATGAGGAAACCAAGCGAAAGGCCGAAGGCGTGCTCGCGCGCCTGAAGGCGGGCGAGGCCTTCGAGAAGCTCGTCGCAGAGTTGTCCGATTCGCCGTCCAAGGCGAACGGCGGCCTGGTGGGGCCGATCCAGCCGGAGGAACTGGCGCCAGACATCAAGAAACTGGTTGATCCGCTCAAGCCTGGCCAGACCACAGCCGTATATCGCACGCCGAAAGGTTACGGCATTCTGAAACTTGAGACGGCGACCAAGGCCGATGTCAAGCCGTTCGAGCAGGCGCGCGAAGAGGTGGGCAACAAGGTCTACGACGCGAAACGGCGGGCCGAATTCGACAAGTACATCCGGAGACTCCGCAGCGAAGGCATCATTGAGTGGAAGAACGAGGAGATGCAGAAGCTGTGGATCGCGAAGACCTCCGCGCCACCCACGGAGCCGAAGAACCCGGGCGTGTGA
- the mfd gene encoding transcription-repair coupling factor — translation MPSLKLQELLRGVLVRAGFALSAKAPTTTGVAATPREISGLSAAAKSLWMAGAATRDPRNEVVIVIVPADRDVDQAVADIRFFLGGLEGSSVDELDRVVLPFPSQEVDPYRGLAPHFRIASARARALYALATGEARVVVASATALLPRVSTPAVLTNLALDLQAGNDIDTTELAITLVEAGFTRTDPVDEHGEFCIRGGVIDIFPAGDDQPARIELIGDTVETIRRYDPGTQRSVGEIDRLRVVPLRERPDAGPENQDSHLNLVPFFDYLSPSTHKSGNEFVPSGLSAERAAAGHAIESASRPHSRVEALNPVKRPVFLVSERDEIRDRIERWLAQVSESYSQTNNAPAPEQLLISLSEVDSHLASATHLAELGLEAVTAEDKATHIPCQPALSFSGRLADWIAEIRTARERGDTVLFVAATPGRAERIVEVLADYELRAAQIDHAEDTFAATVLVTTGVLSRGFRLPAANLQIYAETDLFEEEHHAQERARRSATKAFLSDLRDLKVGDLVVHVDNGIGEFVGLKQLNVSSGFASAGTAAAAGAEEYLELRYGGDDKLFVPVSRLDLIQKFTGGSRPSLDRLGGTSWEKAKTRVKKAMRDMAEELLKLYASRKAITGHLFSPDTHWQEEFEGAFPYVLTPDQQSAIEDIKRDMESPTPMDRLLCGDVGYGKTEVAMRAAFKAVMDGKQVAFLAPTTVLAFQHVRTLGERFGGFPIRIDMVSRFRTKQEQKATLTDLAEGKVDIIVGTHRLLSKDVVFKDLGLLVVDEEQRFGVAHKEKIKQLRKRVDVLTMTATPIPRTLNMSLVGIRDMSIIETPPKDRLAIQTNVVKFDQHVIARAIRSELARGGQVYFVHNRVESIFSIGNLLTRLVPEARVVVAHGQMGEHALEKAMIDFVARRFDILLATTIVENGLDIPNVNTIIINRADRYGLSQLYQLRGRVGRSDRAAYAYLLIPPEMSLSPVAKKRLAAIREFSDLGSGFRVAALDLEIRGAGNLLGGEQSGHIEAVGFEMYMKLLEQAVRELKGEEIDDDVRATVNLGIDIRIEASYVPDMAQRLVVYRKVAAARSEQEVDEILDEVRDRYGPLPESMLNLGEYGRIRVMADRLGLESVDRHGEHVVLKFRENAGSRAPDPQRVLGLMTRRPDLTLLPPSSLRLSLLGDARASAGRLAHGERGVQPRAGISASKSLAHHPDRGGRLPGREEGQRRGPAEGRSPTASWWTARATAGSVESGFSKQEILKPPSEQPRAEGGVFDRVGGLLKQLLP, via the coding sequence TGCCGTTCCCCTCGCAAGAGGTCGACCCATACCGCGGGCTGGCACCACACTTCCGTATCGCGTCGGCCCGCGCCCGCGCGCTGTACGCGCTCGCCACCGGCGAAGCCCGGGTTGTCGTCGCATCCGCAACGGCGCTCCTGCCTCGCGTCAGTACCCCGGCGGTGCTCACCAACCTCGCCCTCGATCTGCAGGCCGGCAACGACATCGACACCACAGAACTGGCGATCACGCTGGTTGAGGCCGGCTTTACGCGAACCGATCCGGTCGACGAGCACGGCGAGTTCTGCATCCGTGGCGGCGTGATCGACATCTTCCCGGCCGGAGACGACCAGCCGGCGCGCATCGAACTCATCGGAGACACTGTCGAAACCATCCGACGCTACGACCCGGGCACACAACGCTCGGTTGGCGAGATCGACCGCCTCCGCGTGGTTCCGCTCCGCGAGCGTCCCGACGCAGGTCCCGAGAACCAGGACTCGCACCTCAACCTGGTCCCGTTCTTCGACTATCTAAGTCCTTCGACGCACAAATCCGGCAACGAATTTGTGCCTTCGGGACTTAGTGCTGAGCGAGCCGCTGCGGGCCATGCGATCGAAAGTGCTAGTCGCCCGCACTCGCGAGTCGAAGCACTGAACCCCGTCAAGCGCCCGGTCTTTCTTGTTTCAGAGCGAGATGAAATTCGCGACCGCATCGAGCGGTGGCTCGCACAGGTGTCCGAGAGTTACAGCCAGACGAACAACGCGCCAGCCCCCGAACAACTACTGATTTCCTTGTCGGAAGTCGATTCGCATCTGGCTAGCGCAACGCACCTGGCCGAACTTGGTCTCGAAGCTGTGACCGCGGAAGACAAAGCGACTCACATCCCGTGTCAGCCGGCCCTCTCGTTTTCCGGGCGTCTCGCCGATTGGATTGCCGAGATCCGCACCGCCCGCGAACGCGGCGACACGGTGCTGTTTGTGGCTGCCACCCCAGGACGCGCCGAACGCATCGTTGAGGTGCTCGCGGACTACGAGTTGCGCGCCGCGCAAATTGATCACGCCGAAGACACGTTTGCCGCAACCGTTCTCGTCACGACGGGCGTGCTGTCTCGCGGCTTCCGTCTGCCGGCCGCCAACCTGCAGATCTACGCCGAGACGGATCTCTTCGAGGAGGAGCACCACGCTCAGGAGCGGGCCCGCCGGTCCGCGACAAAGGCGTTTCTCTCCGACCTTCGCGACCTCAAGGTCGGCGACCTTGTCGTCCATGTCGACAACGGCATCGGCGAGTTCGTGGGCCTCAAGCAACTGAACGTCAGTTCCGGATTCGCCAGCGCGGGAACCGCCGCGGCCGCAGGCGCCGAGGAGTACCTCGAGCTTCGCTATGGGGGCGATGACAAGCTATTCGTGCCGGTGTCGCGCCTGGACCTGATTCAGAAGTTCACGGGCGGATCTCGCCCATCGCTCGATCGCCTCGGCGGAACGAGCTGGGAAAAAGCCAAGACGCGCGTCAAGAAGGCCATGCGCGATATGGCCGAGGAACTGCTCAAGCTCTACGCCTCGCGCAAGGCCATCACCGGCCATCTCTTCAGTCCCGACACGCACTGGCAGGAGGAATTCGAGGGCGCGTTTCCCTACGTCCTGACGCCGGACCAGCAGTCCGCCATCGAGGACATCAAACGCGACATGGAATCGCCGACGCCCATGGATCGCCTCCTATGCGGCGATGTCGGTTACGGCAAGACCGAAGTGGCGATGCGTGCGGCGTTCAAGGCCGTGATGGACGGCAAACAGGTCGCGTTTCTCGCGCCCACCACAGTGCTCGCGTTCCAGCACGTCAGGACGCTCGGCGAACGATTCGGCGGATTCCCGATCCGCATCGACATGGTCAGCCGTTTTCGGACGAAACAGGAACAGAAAGCGACGCTCACCGATCTCGCCGAAGGCAAGGTCGACATCATTGTCGGTACGCACCGGCTGTTATCAAAGGACGTCGTCTTCAAGGATCTGGGTCTTCTGGTCGTAGACGAGGAACAGCGCTTTGGCGTGGCGCACAAGGAGAAGATCAAGCAACTCCGCAAGCGTGTGGATGTGCTGACGATGACCGCAACGCCCATCCCGCGCACGCTGAACATGTCGCTCGTGGGCATTCGCGACATGTCCATCATTGAGACGCCGCCCAAAGATCGCCTCGCCATTCAGACCAATGTCGTCAAGTTCGACCAGCACGTGATTGCCCGGGCCATTCGCAGCGAATTGGCGCGCGGCGGCCAGGTCTATTTCGTCCACAACCGCGTGGAGTCGATCTTCTCGATTGGCAATCTGCTCACGCGACTCGTGCCCGAAGCCAGGGTCGTCGTCGCTCACGGCCAGATGGGCGAGCACGCACTCGAAAAGGCGATGATCGACTTCGTCGCCAGACGCTTCGACATTCTGCTCGCGACGACCATTGTCGAAAACGGCCTCGACATCCCAAACGTCAACACCATCATCATCAACCGCGCCGACCGCTATGGCCTGTCGCAGCTCTACCAGTTGCGGGGCCGTGTCGGTCGATCGGATCGCGCCGCGTACGCGTATCTGCTGATTCCGCCCGAGATGTCGCTCTCGCCGGTAGCCAAGAAGCGGTTGGCGGCGATACGCGAGTTCAGCGACCTGGGCAGCGGCTTTCGCGTGGCGGCCCTCGATCTGGAGATTCGCGGCGCGGGCAACCTGCTGGGCGGCGAGCAGAGCGGTCACATCGAGGCCGTGGGCTTCGAGATGTACATGAAGTTGCTCGAACAGGCCGTGCGCGAACTCAAGGGCGAGGAGATTGATGACGATGTGCGCGCGACGGTGAATCTGGGGATCGATATCCGAATCGAAGCGAGCTATGTGCCCGACATGGCTCAGCGACTGGTCGTGTATCGCAAGGTGGCTGCCGCGCGAAGCGAACAGGAGGTCGACGAGATCCTGGACGAGGTTCGTGACCGCTACGGACCGTTGCCCGAATCGATGCTGAACCTCGGAGAGTACGGCCGCATTCGGGTGATGGCGGATCGACTGGGATTGGAGTCGGTCGACAGGCACGGCGAGCACGTGGTCCTCAAGTTCCGCGAAAACGCCGGGTCGCGCGCGCCTGATCCCCAGCGCGTTCTCGGTCTTATGACGCGTCGTCCGGATCTCACGCTGCTGCCGCCATCGTCTCTCCGCCTCAGTTTGCTGGGGGATGCGCGTGCGTCGGCCGGCCGACTGGCGCATGGCGAACGGGGCGTCCAACCACGCGCGGGCATCTCGGCTTCAAAGTCCCTTGCTCATCACCCGGACCGCGGCGGCAGACTGCCTGGGCGGGAAGAGGGTCAGCGGCGGGGACCAGCGGAGGGCAGGAGTCCAACCGCCTCGTGGTGGACCGCCCGGGCGACAGCAGGATCGGTTGAGTCGGGGTTCTCGAAGCAGGAAATTCTGAAGCCGCCGAGCGAACAGCCGCGCGCCGAGGGCGGCGTTTTCGACCGCGTGGGCGGCCTCTTGAAGCAGTTGTTGCCGTAG